One window of the Melanotaenia boesemani isolate fMelBoe1 chromosome 14, fMelBoe1.pri, whole genome shotgun sequence genome contains the following:
- the jade3 gene encoding protein Jade-3, whose product MKRLRSSSSSDSSDNESPSTSFCSSNKYGSKPGTPASNPKKPAEVFRKDLISVMKLPDSHHVPPEDYYLLADTWKQEWEKGVQVLASPDTIPEPSVRVIAENSKEVLYTHQRKYIQCSNQETTELGYVNIKELAEAMCRYDLDDMDLYWLHALNRELDHMGEGPIDELTMERAMEALERQCHDNMKHAIETVEGLGIEYDEDVICDVCRSPDSEEGNDMVFCDKCNICVHQACYGIVKVPLGNWLCRTCVLGIDPQCLLCPQKGGAMKATRAGTKWAHVSCALWIPEVSIACPERMEPITKISHIPPSRWSLICSLCKLKTGACIQCSVKNCTTPFHVTCAFEHSLEMKTILDEGDEVKFKSYCLKHSKCKSGEAGLSPVRSKTPGEMGKVGQRAQRLQELEEEFYTLIQLEELAQALGLSQHLVDFIYQYWKLKRKSNFNKALLPPKEEEENLVLQPQEDSIHTRMRMFMHLRQDLERVRNLCYMVSRREKLKLLQSKAQEQMFNLHVKLMNQELSTGLPASFSVENMLFHPPPRITLKLKMPKPSSAGNGNPSSKSGNGPLCPDNSGNVAEFAAEGLGQGKPQLHGRGVKEERSNGRLSSSSRSGSTVMAVKPTGKPLALHAALHGHSSNSNGKLDQDRPCTNKPNGVIEKSAAQKDSSYQTPNDRDASKKALDKSSFRKSAMEHFGRSFKEATINLVRTTEDLRVSDMLSRKGTVKERLWAKPVSEHKVKSVLSYQDSDGYCPDLELSDSEPEARGRRRQHGGLPPPDAPRKGKQSLSSRHTMQR is encoded by the exons ATGAAACGCCTCAGGTCGTCCAGCAGCAGTGACAGTTCTGACAATGAGA GTCCTTCAACGTCCTTTTGCTCCTCCAACAAATATGGGAGCAAACCTGGAACGCCGGCTTCCAACCCAAAGAAACCGGCTGAA GTGTTCAGAAAAGACTTGATAAGTGTCATGAAGCTGCCCGACTCCCACCATGTCCCTCCAGAGGACTACTACCTGCTGGCAGACACCTGGAAGCAGGAATGGGAGAAGGGGGTCCAGGTGCTGGCGAGTCCAGACACCATCCCTGAGCCGTCAGTCAG AGTTATTGCAGAGAATTCCAAAGAAGTGCTTTACACCCACCAGAGGAAGTACATCCAATGTTCCAACCAGGAAACCACAGAACTGGGATATGTCAACATTAAGGAGCTGGCAGAGGCCATGTGTCGCTACGATCTGGATGACATGGACCTCTACTGGCTGCATGCACTCAACCGGGAACTGGACCACATGG GAGAAGGCCCAATAGATGAGCTGACAATGGAACGAGCCATGGAGGCTTTGGAGAGGCAGTGCCATGACAACATGAAGCATGCGATTGAAACCGTGGAAGGTCTGGGGATAGAATACGATGAGGATGTCATCTGTGATGTGTGCCGCTCACCAGATAGCGAAGAAGGGAATGACATGGTCTTCTGTGACAAGTGCAACATCTGCGTACACCAG GCTTGTTATGGCATTGTCAAAGTGCCTCTTGGAAACTGGCTCTGTAGGACGTGTGTCCTCGGCATTGACCCACAGTGCCTTCTGTGTCCTCAGAAGGGTGGCGCCATGAAAGCAACACGTGCTGGCACCAAGTGGGCACATGTAAGCTGTGCCCTGTGGATACCAGAG GTTAGCATTGCTTGTCCTGAGCGGATGGAGCCCATCACTAAAATCTCCCACATCCCACCCAGTCGCTGGTCTCTCATCTGCAGTCTTTGTAAACTGAAAACGGGTGCTTGTATCCAG TGTTCAGTAAAGAACTGCACCACTCCTTTCCATGTAACGTGTGCCTTTGAGCACAGCCTGGAGATGAAGACCATCCTGGACGAGGGGGATGAAGTTAAGTTTAAGTCGTACTGCCTCAAGCATAGCAAGTGCAAATCTGGTGAGGCTGGCCTGAGCCCAGTTCGCTCTAAAACCCCTGGAGAGATGGGGAAGGTAGGCCAGCGGGCACAGAGACTgcaggagctggaggaggagttCTACACTCTAATCCAGTTGGAGGAGCTGGCGCAGGCCCTCGGGCTTTCCCAGCACCTGGTGGACTTCATCTATCAGTACTGGAAGCTTAAGAGGAAGTCCAACTTTAACAAAGCTCTGCTGCCCcctaaagaggaggaggagaacctGGTGCTGCAGCCTCAGGAAGACAGCATCCACACACGCATGCGGATGTTCATGCACCTGCGACAGGATTTGGAGCGa GTGAGGAACTTGTGTTACATGGTGAGTCGGCGGGAGAAGCTGAAACTGTTGCAGAGCAAAGCTCAGGAGCAGATGTTCAACCTCCATGTGAAACTCATGAATCAAGAGCTGTCAACTG GTCTTCCTGCTTCATTTTCAGTTGAAAATATGCTGTTTCATCCTCCTCCGAGGATTACTCTTAAACTGAAGATGCCTAAACCTTCAAGTGCCGGAAATGGAAATCCCAGTTCCAAATCTGGCAATGGGCCGCTCTGCCCAGACAACAGCGGTAATGTTGCTGAATTTGCTGCTGAGGGTTTGGGACAAGGGAAGCCTCAGCTGCACGGCCGAGGGGTCAAAGAAGAGCGCTCCAATGGCCGACTGTCTTCCTCAAGCCGTTCAGGCAGCACAGTGATGGCAGTCAAACCAACTGGCAAACCTTTAGCGTTGCATGCTGCACTCCATGGCCATTCATCAAACAGCAATGGGAAACTGGACCAAGACCGACCATGCACGAACAAACCTAATGGTGTCATAGAGAAGTCTGCAGCTCAGAAGGACAGTTCTTACCAGACACCAAATGACAGGGATGCCTCTAAGAAAGCTTTGGACAAGAGCAGCTTTCGCAAATCTGCCATGGAGCACTTTGGCAGGTCCTTCAAAGAGGCTACCATTAACCTGGTACGGACCACAGAGGACCTGCGGGTCTCTGATATGCTGTCCCGAAAAGGCACAGTGAAGGAGAGACTATGGGCTAAACCTGTGTCTGAGCACAAAGTGAAAAGTGTGTTATCTTACCAGGACAGTGATGGATACTGCCCTGACCTGGAGCTCAGTGATTCGGAGCCAGAGGCCAGAGGCAGGCGCAGGCAGCATGGTGGGCTTCCACCGCCAGACGCTCCAAGGAAAGGGAAGCAGTCACTGAGCTCCAGACACACAATGCAAAGGTGA
- the rp2 gene encoding protein XRP2, whose protein sequence is MGCFFSKKSKRKSSDKDDRTPTTTTVETTTTSNAVPLGNNTDEAPKQYSWDKREKVDPKDYMLTGLKDVTVGRLPGKLNGQQFVIQECENCNIYVFDHSATITIDDCVNCRIVLGPIKGSVFFRDCKDIKCVVACQQFRTRDCKKMEVFLCCATQPIIESSTGMKFGCFQYFYPELAFHFKDAGLSIFNNNWSNIHDFTPVSGENNWSLLPETSVVLDFVPAPDPESEFKSVRISTDPSRSIVPLTKGGRRKESEESCLFVFFAGEYTTANARKLIDEATAKGFVLIQTKEVSMRPEDVKRVFQNNAEDLVEWITKGPVIALELNGDGVVEACKNIANDVFSGTKVFVSDNKNTSSRDVDNFFNFADMQMGL, encoded by the exons ATGGGGTGCTTCTTTTCGAAGAAATCCAAAAGAAAGTCGTCAGATAAAGATGATCGTACGCCAACAACAACGACTGTCGAAACTACGACTACAAGTAACGCGGTTCCCCTTGGCAACAACACCGACGAGGCACCGAAGCAATACAGCTGGGATAAGAGAGAGAAG GTTGACCCCAAGGACTACATGCTGACAGGGCTCAAAGATGTCACAGTGGGCCGTCTTCCTGGCAAACTGAATGGACAACAGTTCGTCATACAAGAATGTGAGAACTGCAACATCTACGTGTTTGACCACTCTGCAACCATCACCATCGATGACTGTGTCAACTGCCGCATTGTTCTGGGACCCATAAAGGGAAGTGTTTTTTTCAGAGACTGTAAAGACATTAAGTGTGTGGTGGCCTGTCAGCAGTTTCGTACGCGGGACTGTAAAAAGATGGAGGTGTTCCTGTGCTGTGCCACTCAGCCCATCATCGAGTCGTCCACAGGGATGAAGTTCGGCTGCTTTCAGTACTTCTACCCTGAGCTGGCCTTCCACTTTAAGGATGCTGGACTAAGTATTTTCAACAACAACTGGAGCAACATCCATGACTTCACACCAGTGTCGGGAGAGAATAACTGGAGCTTGTTGCCGGAGACCTCTGTGGTTTTGGATTTTGTTCCAGCACCAGACCCCGAATCTGAGTTCAAGTCAGTTCGGATCTCTACTGATCCTTCACGGAGCATTGTCCCTTTGACGAAAGGAGGGAGGCGTAAAGAAAGTGAAGAGtcctgtctttttgttttctttgctggagAATACACCACTGCAAATGCCCGCAAACTGATTGATGAG GCAACTGCCAAAGGTTTTGTGCTAATCCAGACAAAGGAGGTCTCCATGCGGCCTGAAGACGTGAAGAGAGTGTTTCAGAATAACGCAGAAGATCTCGTGGAGTGGATCACCAAAG GTCCTGTCATCGCCCTCGAGCTGAACGGTGACGGAGTCGTGGAAGCCTGCAAGAACATTGCCAACGATGTGTTCAGTGGAACCAAG gTTTTCGTCtctgacaacaaaaacacatcctcCCGAGATGTAGACAACTTCTTCAACTTTGCTGACATGCAGATGGGCTTGTAA
- the plcxd1 gene encoding PI-PLC X domain-containing protein 1, giving the protein MSSVVVSGQSELSLRELPMESWMSHLPCALWDTSLYHLAIPGSHNAITYCLDMNNRSPVDPMQPDMLQKLDKYMKPLIRPFVYKWAITQEYTIKQQLDCGVRYCDLRIAHRPNDNSNDLYFYHGVYTTLTVETVLTEIREWLDAHPREVVILSFSHFLGLNQELHILLLTTIRNIFTSKLCPKMDMVTLRQLWALGYQVIVSYEHNITSSHGDLWPHIPYWWANKCKAEALIEEFEHRKQYGRPGGFFVTGINLTEDLKYICTHPTESLKDLVMSTYPMLLSWVKEQTPGSKVSSLNIIAGDFITESNFVPTVVTLNEKLLKFSS; this is encoded by the exons ATGTCTTCTGTAGTGGTGTCCGGACAGAGTGAGCTGAGCTTGCGAGAGCTGCCCATGGAGAGCTGGATGTCTCACCTGCCATGTGCTCTGTGGGACACCTCTTTGTACCACCTGGCCATCCCTG GCAGCCACAACGCAATAACCTACTGTCTGGATATGAACAACAGATCTCCTGTTGACCCCATGCAACCAGACATGCTTCAAAAACTGGACAAATACATGAAGCCCCTCATTCGTCCATTTGTGTACAAGTGGGCAATAACCCAG GAATACACCATAAAGCAGCAGTTGGACTGTGGGGTCAGATACTGTGACCTGAGAATCGCTCACAGGCCCAACGACAACTCCAACGACCTCTACTTCTACCATGGCGTTTACACCACGCTCACTGTGGAG ACCGTCCTCACAGAGATAAGAGAGTGGCTGGATGCTCATCCCAGAGAGGTGGTGATTCTGTCCTTCAGCCACTTCCTCGGCCTGAACCAGGAGCTCCACATCCTGCTGCTCACAACCATCCGCAACATTTTCACTTCCAAACTCTGTCCCAAAATG GATATGGTAACTCTTCGACAACTGTGGGCTTTGGGCTACCAAGTGATTGTGTCCTATGAACACAATATAACCAGCTCTCACGGTGACTTGTGGCCACATATTCCTTACTGGTGGGCCAACAAATGCAAAGCTGAGGCTCTTATCGAAGAGTTCGAACACAGGAAACAATATGGCAGACCAG ggGGTTTCTTTGTAACAGGAATTAATCTGACTGAGGATCTGAAATACATCTGCACACACCCCACAGAGTCTCTGAAGGACCTGGTAATGTCCACGTATCCGATGCTGCTCAGCTGGGTCAAGGAGCAGACTCCCGGCTCTAAAGTCAGCTCTCTCAATATTATTGCTGGGGACTTTATCACAGAGAGCAACTTTGTACCAACTGTTGTGACGCTGAATGAGAAACTACTGAAATTTTCTTCATGA